Genomic DNA from Phycicoccus sp. M110.8:
GACCGCGCGCGGTTCTCGATCAGGCGTGCGTCGATCGTCTCCGCGGCGGCGGACGGGGCGTGGTGCAGGGTGGGAGTCGACATGACCGTCCTCGGCTCGGGAACTGCGGCTCGTCGCTGCGGGGGGTGGCAGCGTCCGACGGATAGTGCCATGGTCGCGCACCCCGAGGGCGAAATCACGGGTGAATGTGACCGAACGGCCATTCCGTGCCGCCCGAAGGCATTCCCCGTCAGGAGGGGACGATCGTGCCCAGCACCTTGCGGCAGGTCTCGACGTCCCCGGCCATCGCCTCGAGCAGCGCCTCGACGGAGTCGAACCGCAGGGTCGGGCGGATCCGCTCGACGAACTCGAGCGTGACCTCCTCGCCGTACAGGTCGAGGTCGGTGCGGTCGAGGACGTACGCCTCGACGGTGCGGACGACGCCGTCGAAGGTGGGGTTGGTGCCGACCGAGATGGCGGCCGGCAGGGTGCGCTCCGGGTCCTCGGCAGGCCGGCCCACCCGGGTGAGCCACCCGGCATACACGCCGTCGGCGGGCACGAGGCCCAGCGCGTCGTCCGAGAGGTTGGCGGTCGGGTAGCCCAGCTCGCGGCCCCGGTGCGCGCCGTGGACGACGGTGCCGGTCATCCGGTGCGGCCGGCCGAGCACGGCTGCGGCCTGCGCGACCTCACCGGCGTCGAGGTGGCGGCGCACGGCGCTGGAGGACCAGCGCTCCCCCTCGCCCAGGTCGTCGAGCACGATGACGTCGAACCCGTGCTGGCGGCCGAGCTCGGCCAGCAGCTCCACGTCGCCGGTGTAGCCCTTGCCGAAGCCGCGCGCGTCCGCCCCCACGACGAGGGCCTTGACGCCCAGCGTCTGCACGAAGGTGGAGACGATGAACTCCTCGGCCGTCTGGTCGGCGAACTCGCGGGTGAAGTCGAGGACGAGCAGCCCGTCGATCCCCGTGGTCGCGAGCAGCTCGTCGCGCACCCGCCCGGGGGCGATCAGCTCGACCGACTCGGGGTGGAAGATCGTCGCCGGGTGCGGGTCGAAGGTCACGGCCACGCTGGGCACGCCCCGGGCGGCGCCCTCCTCGACGAGCCGGCCGAGCACGGCGCGGTGCCCGAGGTGGACCCCGTCGAAGTTGCCGAACGTGGCGACGGAGGGCCGCAGGTGCGCGGGGGTCTGGGCGGGGTCGGTCCAGCGGTGCACGGGGGACACTCTACGAACCGGCCGGTGCGAACACGACGTGTGGGCGTGCTTTGTGACCCGACTCATCGAGCATGGCGACCAGCCGCCCGTCGGGCCCGAACGCCGCGACCGGCTCCGAGCGCAGCGGCGTCGCCGAGTCGACGCGCTGGCCGTAGCCGAGGGCGCGGGCCTCGGGCTCGGTGAGCTCGTGCACGGCGAACTGCGCGCGGGCCGCCTCGGCCAGCGGCACCACCGGGACCGCCTCGGGGTCCCCGAGGGCCATGAGCGACTCGAGGTCGTGCGCCTGGCCGAGCTCGAACGACCCGACCCGCGTGCGGCGCAGCGCCGTCAGGTGGCCGCCCACGCCGAGCGCCGAGCCGAGGTCGCGGGCCAGGGCGCGCACGTACGTGCCCGAGCTGACGGTCACCTCGACGTCGAGGTCGAGCACGGGCGTGCCGTCGTCGGCGACCGCTGCACGTCGTGCCAGGACCTCGAACCGGGAGACGGTGACGGGACGCGCCGGCAGGTCGACGTCCTCCCCCGCACGCACGCGGTGGTAGGCGCGCTCGCCCTTGACCTTGATGGCGGAGACCGCGCTCGGGACCTGCTCGATGTCGCCGGTGAGCCGAGACACCGCGGCGTCCACCGCCGCGTCGTCGAGGCCGTACGTGCCGTCCACCGGCGTCGAGGCGGTGACCTCGCCCTCGGCGTCGTCGGTGAGCGTCGACTGCCCGAGGCGGACCGTCGCGGCGTAGTCCTTGTCGCAGCCGACGAGGAAGGTCAGCAGGCGCGTCGCTCGCCCGATGCCCAGGACGAGCACGCCCGTGGCCATCGGGTCCAGGGTGCCCGCGTGGCCGACCTTGCGGGTGCCGCAGATGCGCCGGGCGCGCCCGACGACGTCGTGGCTCGTCCAGCCCTGAGGCTTGTCGACGACCAGCAGGCCGTCAGGCGCGGGCATCCGCGCCGTCGCCCCGCTCGCCCGCGGGCTCGTCGTCCGCACCGAGGTCGTCGTCGAGCTCGTCGTCCTCGTCGAGCTCGTCGTCCTCGTCGCGCTTGTACGGGTCGGCGTCGCCGGCGTACGTCGCCCCGGCGGCGGCCGCCGCGACGGCGGCGTCGCGCTCCTTGGCCTCCCGCAGGAGGTCCTCGAGGTGCGCGGCGGTCTCCGGGATCGCGTCGGCGATGAACTCCAGGGTCGGCGTCAGCCGGATCTGGATCTGCTTGCCGACGAAGGACCGCAACCGGCCCTTGTTCTTCTCCAGCAGCTCCGCGGTGCGCGTGCGCTGCGCCTCGTCACCGAAGACGGTGTAGAAGATCGAGGCGTGCTGCAGGTCGCCCGTGACCCGCACGTCGGTGATGGTGACGAAGCCGAGGTCGGGGTCCTTGACGATGGACTCGACGTTCGCCGCGACCAGCGTCTTGATCCGGTCGGCGATCCTGCGGGCACGTCCGGCGTCGGCCATGGCTCCTCCTGGTCAGTGGGGTCGTGGGTGACGGTATGCCGCCGGCTCGAGCCGGCGGCATACCGTCACCTGGTGCGGGACCGCGCTCAGGCGCGCGGCTTCTCCCGCATCTCGTACGTCGCGATGAGGTCGCCCAGCTGGAGGTCGTTGAACGACCCCAAGTTGATGCCGCACTCGAAGCCCTCACGGACCTCGGTGACGTCGTCCTTGAACCGGCGCAGGCCGGCCACCTCGACGTTCTCGGCGACGACGACACCGTCGCGGGTGATGCGTGCCTTGGCACCACGCTTGATCTCGCCGCTGCGGACGATGGACCCGGCGATGTTGCCGAACTTGCTCGACCGGAAGATCTCGCGGATCTCGGCGGTACCGAGCTCCACCTCCTCGAACTCCGGCTTGAGCATGCCCTTGAGCGCCTGCTCGATCTCCTCGATGGCGTTGTAGATCACCGAGTAGTAGCGGATCTCGACGCCCTCGCGCTCGGCGTAGTCGGCGTTCTGGCCCTCGGCGCGGACGTTGTAGCCGATGATGATCGCGTCGGACGCCATCGCGAGGTTGATGTTGTTCATCGTGATCGCACCGACGCCGCGGTCGATGATCCGCAGGTCGACCTCGTCGCCCACGTCGATCTGCAGCAGCGCGTCCTCGAGCGCCTCGACCGAACCCGACACGTCACCCTTGAGGATGAGGTTGAGGGTCTCGACCTTGCCGGCGGCCAGGGCCTCGTTGAGGTCCTCGAGCGAGATGCGCTTGCGGGCCTTGGCCAGGGACGCCTGGCGGTCGGCAGCCTCGCGCTTCTCGGCGATCTGGCGCGCGGTGCGGTCGTCGGGGGCCACCACGAAGGTGTCACCGGCGCGGGGCACCGAGGACAGGCCGAGCACCTGCACGGGACGCGACGGGGTCGCCTCCTCCACGTTGTCGCCGTGCTCGTCGAGCATGGCGCGCACGCGGCCGTAGGCCGAGCCGGTGACGATGGCGTCCCCGACGTGCAGGGTGCCGGACTGGACCAGCACCGTCGCGGTCGCACCACGGCCACGGTCGAGGTTGGCCTCGATCGCGACACCGCGGGCGTCCTTGTCGGGGTTGGCGCGCAGGTCCAGGGCCGCGTCGGCGGTGAGCAGGACGGCCTCGAGGAGGCTGTCGATGTTCTGCCCCTGCCGGGCGGACACGTCGACGAACATCGTGTCGCCGCCGTACTCCTCGGCGATGAGGTTGTACTCGGTCAGCTGCTGGCGCACCTTGGCCGGGTTCGCACCCTCGACGTCGATCTTGTTGACGGCGACGACGATCGGCACGTCGGCGGCCTGCATGTGGTTGAGCGCCTCGATGGTCTGCGGCATCACGCCGTCGTCGGCGGCGACGACGAGGATCGCGATGTCGGTGACCTTCGCACCGCGGGCACGCATCGCGGTGAACGCCTCGTGACCCGGGGTGTCGATGAAGGTGATCGCGCGGTCCTGGCCCTCGTGCTCACGGTGGACCTGGTAGGCACCGATGTGCTGGGTGATGCCACCGGCCTCGCCGGCCACGACGTCCTCGTTGCGGATCGCGTCGAGCAGGCGGGTCTTTCCGTGGTCGACGTGGCCGACGACGGTGACGACCGGCGGACGCGGCTGCAGGTCGGCGTCGTCCTCGCCCTCGATGCCCGTCTCCAGGTCGATGTTGAAGGAGTCGAAGAGCTCCTTCTCCTCCTCCTCAGGGGAGACGACCTGGATGTCGTAGCCGAGCTCGGCGCCGAGCACCTTGAAGGTGTCCTCGTCGAGGCTCTGGGTCGCCGTGGCCATCTCACCGAGGTGGAACAGCACGGTGACCAGCGACGCCGGGTTGGCGTTGATCTTGTCGGCGAAGTCGGTCAGGGACGAGCCGCGACGCACGCGGATGACGGTCGAGCCGTCGCCGCGGGGAACGGTGACGCCACCGATCGACGGCGCCTGCATCTGCTCGAACTCCTGGCGCTTCGCGCGCTTGGACTTGCGCCCACGGACCGGACGGCCGCCACCGCGACCGAACGCACCGGCGGTCGAGCCACGGCCCGCACCGCCGCGGAAGCCACCGCGACCCGCGAAGCCGCCGCCACCGGCACCGGGACCACCGGGGCCACGGCCGGCACCGCCGCCGGGACCACCGGGACCACGCCCGCCCGGACGGGCCGGGCGCTCACCGGGACGGCCGACCGCCGAGCGGTCGGGCATCATGCCCGGGCTCGGGCGGGGGCCACCGGGACGCGGGCCACCGGGGCCGGACGCGCCGCCGGGACGCGGGCCACCGGGCCGCGACTGCGGCCGGGGCATGCCCTGGGACGGCGCGAAGGGGTTGTTGCCGGGGCGCGGCGAGCCCTCGCGGGCCGCCGGGCGCTGGGTGCCCATGCCCTGCGACGGCGCGAACGGGTTGTTGCCCGGGCGCGGGGCACCGGGGCGCGGCGCGCCACCGGGACGCGGGGCCGACGGAGCGGCACCCGGACGCGGACCGGCGCTGCCGGGACGCGCGGACGGGGGGACACCGGGGCCCGGCTTGCCGCCGTCGCGCGCGGGCGACACGTCGGAGCGGGCGGCCGGCGCCGCAGGGGCCGCCGGAGCGGCCGGCGCGGCCTTGGCTGCGGGCGCTGCGGGCTCGGGCCGGGGCGCGGGAGCCGCCGGACCCGGGGTCGGGGCGGCGGGGGCAGCCGGAGCAGCCTGCGCTGCCGGGGCCGACGGAGCGGCCTCGACGGGAGCCTGCGGGGCGGCCGGAGCCGGCTGCGCGGGCTTGGCCGGGGCCGGCTTGCCTGCGGCGGCCTTCTTGGCCGGGGACTTCCTCAGCTCGTCGGGGAACGTCTCCGTCGCCTTGCGGACGACGGGCGCCTCGATCGTCGAGCTGGCGGTCTTGACGTACTCGCCGATGCTGTTGAGGTGGGCGATCAGCGTCTTGCTGTCGGTGCCCAGCTCCTTGGCGAGCGCACTTACACGGACCTTTGCCACGTTTCTCCTGTTCCTGGTCCGTGTGTCAGGTGACAGGCGCGGACCGTCGTTACTGCTGGGGGGAGCTCATTGCTGAGTACTCATCGGGTGCTCATCAGCGGTCTAACCCACTCTCTGGTTCAGAGTTCTGGTCGGTTCCCTACGGACGGTTCTTCTCCTGCGCGTGCTGCTCGTGACCGGTGGTCACGGCCTCGACGTGGGCCCGGACCGCTGCCGGGTCCGGGGCGGCGCTGGTACGCAGCGCACGCCCGAACGCCCGCCGGCGGAGGGCCTGCTCGAGGCAGTCGCCCGTCGGGTGCAGCCATGCGCCACGTCCCGGCAGGCAGTGCCGCGGGTCGGGGGTCAGCCGGATCGCTCCGGCCTCGTCCGTCTCCGCGACCACTCGCAGGAGTGCCGACCAGCTATCCGTCCTGCGGCAGCCCACACACGTGCGGGTGGGTGACCCGTGCGTGGTGCGGGGAGTCGAACCTGCTGCCGAAGGCCGGAGTCCAGTCCGGTCGGTCCCGACCATCCTATCCCCTATCGCCCTCTGGCCGAATTCCCCGCGCCAGGGGCCCGTCAGGACCCTGCGCCGCGGGACCCGCCGGTAGAGCCGGAGGCGCCGGCACCGGGCGCCTGCGCCCCGGCCGCGGTGTCAGGACGGATGTCGATGCGCCAGCCGGTCAGCTTGGCGGCGAGGCGGGCGTTCTGGCCCTCCTTGCCGATGGCCAGCGAGAGCTGGTAGTCGGGGACGACGACCCGGGCCGAGCGCAGCTGCGGGTCGACGATCTCGACGGACTCCACCCGGGACGGGGACAGCGCGGCGGCCACGAAGGTCCTCGGGTCGTCCGAGTAGTCGACGATGTCGATCTTCTCCCCGTGCAGCTCGGTCATCACCGCGCGCACGCGGGCGCCCATCGGGCCGATGCAGGCGCCCTTGGCGTTGAGGCCCGGGACCTTGGAGTGCACGGCGATCTTCGTGCGGTGACC
This window encodes:
- the truB gene encoding tRNA pseudouridine(55) synthase TruB encodes the protein MPAPDGLLVVDKPQGWTSHDVVGRARRICGTRKVGHAGTLDPMATGVLVLGIGRATRLLTFLVGCDKDYAATVRLGQSTLTDDAEGEVTASTPVDGTYGLDDAAVDAAVSRLTGDIEQVPSAVSAIKVKGERAYHRVRAGEDVDLPARPVTVSRFEVLARRAAVADDGTPVLDLDVEVTVSSGTYVRALARDLGSALGVGGHLTALRRTRVGSFELGQAHDLESLMALGDPEAVPVVPLAEAARAQFAVHELTEPEARALGYGQRVDSATPLRSEPVAAFGPDGRLVAMLDESGHKARPHVVFAPAGS
- the rbfA gene encoding 30S ribosome-binding factor RbfA, whose protein sequence is MADAGRARRIADRIKTLVAANVESIVKDPDLGFVTITDVRVTGDLQHASIFYTVFGDEAQRTRTAELLEKNKGRLRSFVGKQIQIRLTPTLEFIADAIPETAAHLEDLLREAKERDAAVAAAAAGATYAGDADPYKRDEDDELDEDDELDDDLGADDEPAGERGDGADARA
- a CDS encoding bifunctional riboflavin kinase/FAD synthetase, whose product is MHRWTDPAQTPAHLRPSVATFGNFDGVHLGHRAVLGRLVEEGAARGVPSVAVTFDPHPATIFHPESVELIAPGRVRDELLATTGIDGLLVLDFTREFADQTAEEFIVSTFVQTLGVKALVVGADARGFGKGYTGDVELLAELGRQHGFDVIVLDDLGEGERWSSSAVRRHLDAGEVAQAAAVLGRPHRMTGTVVHGAHRGRELGYPTANLSDDALGLVPADGVYAGWLTRVGRPAEDPERTLPAAISVGTNPTFDGVVRTVEAYVLDRTDLDLYGEEVTLEFVERIRPTLRFDSVEALLEAMAGDVETCRKVLGTIVPS
- a CDS encoding YlxR family protein codes for the protein MVGTDRTGLRPSAAGSTPRTTHGSPTRTCVGCRRTDSWSALLRVVAETDEAGAIRLTPDPRHCLPGRGAWLHPTGDCLEQALRRRAFGRALRTSAAPDPAAVRAHVEAVTTGHEQHAQEKNRP
- the infB gene encoding translation initiation factor IF-2 encodes the protein MAKVRVSALAKELGTDSKTLIAHLNSIGEYVKTASSTIEAPVVRKATETFPDELRKSPAKKAAAGKPAPAKPAQPAPAAPQAPVEAAPSAPAAQAAPAAPAAPTPGPAAPAPRPEPAAPAAKAAPAAPAAPAAPAARSDVSPARDGGKPGPGVPPSARPGSAGPRPGAAPSAPRPGGAPRPGAPRPGNNPFAPSQGMGTQRPAAREGSPRPGNNPFAPSQGMPRPQSRPGGPRPGGASGPGGPRPGGPRPSPGMMPDRSAVGRPGERPARPGGRGPGGPGGGAGRGPGGPGAGGGGFAGRGGFRGGAGRGSTAGAFGRGGGRPVRGRKSKRAKRQEFEQMQAPSIGGVTVPRGDGSTVIRVRRGSSLTDFADKINANPASLVTVLFHLGEMATATQSLDEDTFKVLGAELGYDIQVVSPEEEEKELFDSFNIDLETGIEGEDDADLQPRPPVVTVVGHVDHGKTRLLDAIRNEDVVAGEAGGITQHIGAYQVHREHEGQDRAITFIDTPGHEAFTAMRARGAKVTDIAILVVAADDGVMPQTIEALNHMQAADVPIVVAVNKIDVEGANPAKVRQQLTEYNLIAEEYGGDTMFVDVSARQGQNIDSLLEAVLLTADAALDLRANPDKDARGVAIEANLDRGRGATATVLVQSGTLHVGDAIVTGSAYGRVRAMLDEHGDNVEEATPSRPVQVLGLSSVPRAGDTFVVAPDDRTARQIAEKREAADRQASLAKARKRISLEDLNEALAAGKVETLNLILKGDVSGSVEALEDALLQIDVGDEVDLRIIDRGVGAITMNNINLAMASDAIIIGYNVRAEGQNADYAEREGVEIRYYSVIYNAIEEIEQALKGMLKPEFEEVELGTAEIREIFRSSKFGNIAGSIVRSGEIKRGAKARITRDGVVVAENVEVAGLRRFKDDVTEVREGFECGINLGSFNDLQLGDLIATYEMREKPRA